The Nitrospirales bacterium genome includes a window with the following:
- a CDS encoding YHYH domain-containing protein, translated as MHPLNILLIALLFFAFLPAQGFSHPGGLDADGCHVNHKNGKKHCHEKKDAKGKSKKTTKKDAAKNLNKGQGAKAAEKATAQKKPAAKKKGKTKSKAKDKKPKKN; from the coding sequence ATGCATCCACTCAACATCCTTCTCATCGCATTGCTCTTCTTCGCTTTTCTCCCGGCGCAAGGGTTCTCGCATCCCGGCGGCTTAGATGCCGATGGCTGCCATGTCAATCACAAGAATGGCAAAAAACATTGTCACGAGAAAAAAGACGCGAAGGGAAAATCAAAGAAGACCACGAAGAAAGATGCCGCCAAGAATCTGAACAAGGGTCAAGGCGCCAAGGCCGCCGAAAAAGCCACGGCCCAAAAGAAACCGGCTGCCAAGAAGAAGGGGAAGACAAAGAGCAAGGCGAAGGACAAGAAACCCAAAAAGAATTAA
- a CDS encoding porin family protein: MKPSIVIFSICIVGMSSALAMAQGNEEHSEFARNGFYIGGGGMYALEEFNDTGVLSFKDSEGFNFRLGYRFHPHFAIEAEGERVIGFDLKQATLDIETWTATLNAKVFALTGRIQPFGLVGIGAMTATADSSLLRSNITETGIAARFGGGADFYLTPNWLINAEITYVAPGGDVDDLDYVALGGGIQFRF, translated from the coding sequence ATGAAACCATCCATCGTAATATTTTCAATTTGCATAGTAGGAATGAGCTCAGCGCTTGCGATGGCGCAGGGAAACGAGGAACATTCAGAATTTGCCCGCAATGGGTTTTACATCGGCGGTGGGGGAATGTATGCCCTGGAGGAATTTAACGATACGGGAGTGTTGTCTTTCAAGGATTCCGAAGGGTTTAATTTTAGACTGGGCTACCGCTTTCATCCACATTTTGCGATTGAGGCCGAAGGCGAGCGAGTTATTGGTTTTGACCTCAAACAAGCCACCTTGGATATTGAGACATGGACGGCCACGTTGAATGCAAAGGTCTTTGCCCTTACCGGCCGCATTCAACCATTTGGACTCGTGGGAATCGGCGCTATGACGGCTACAGCGGATTCATCACTATTAAGGTCGAATATTACGGAAACCGGTATTGCCGCTCGTTTTGGAGGCGGGGCTGACTTTTACCTGACGCCCAATTGGCTCATCAATGCAGAAATCACCTATGTTGCCCCAGGCGGGGATGTTGATGATCTGGACTATGTGGCTCTGGGTGGAGGGATTCAATTTCGCTTTTAA
- a CDS encoding caspase family protein, whose product MKPRIHEPRYTRSCLFFLLILHMVLMTGCVFSPSKSYDGARVNYIAYRGLDSAHAATQTVTVEANKAWQPSGVELQENSKVKILAMGKWSPWPALNIWSGPEGNPKAGKEVPWITSSALMAKIGENGKPFEIGNEREFQATEQGLLYLAINDPFGYLSDNTGSLQVTIHTISPASETPPTSVSAPVSTAAAARNTTTQKRTALVIGNSHYDVGVLRNPANDAQDIARTLEQLGFHVTLSIDATQEQMETAISEFGRSLYLGGVGLFYYAGHGVQVDGENYLIPVRARIESESDVRYRGVHVGQILGKMGEARNGFNVIILDACRDNPFARSFRSSTRGLAVVRDAAPQGTLIAYATSPGNVASDGDESNGLYTKHLLQNMVTPNLSIEQVFKRVLQGVERETNGKQTPWTSSSFSGDFYFVRNAS is encoded by the coding sequence GTGAAGCCCCGGATACACGAGCCCCGTTACACTCGATCGTGTTTATTCTTCCTGCTCATCCTCCACATGGTGCTCATGACAGGATGTGTGTTCTCTCCATCGAAGTCGTATGACGGAGCTAGGGTCAATTACATCGCCTATCGCGGGCTGGATTCGGCCCATGCCGCCACACAGACGGTAACCGTCGAAGCCAACAAAGCCTGGCAACCTTCGGGCGTTGAACTGCAAGAAAACTCCAAGGTCAAAATCCTGGCGATGGGAAAATGGAGCCCTTGGCCGGCTTTGAATATTTGGAGCGGTCCCGAGGGAAATCCCAAGGCAGGCAAAGAGGTCCCATGGATCACATCCAGCGCCTTAATGGCCAAGATTGGCGAGAACGGGAAACCATTCGAGATTGGGAACGAGCGAGAATTTCAGGCGACTGAACAAGGCCTGTTATACTTGGCCATCAACGATCCCTTTGGGTATTTGTCTGACAATACGGGTTCGCTTCAAGTGACGATCCACACCATTTCCCCTGCCTCCGAGACGCCGCCAACTTCCGTTTCAGCCCCCGTCAGCACAGCCGCTGCGGCAAGAAATACGACGACGCAAAAGCGTACGGCTCTCGTCATCGGAAACAGTCACTATGATGTCGGCGTCCTTCGTAATCCCGCTAACGATGCACAGGACATCGCCAGAACACTGGAACAACTTGGGTTTCACGTCACCTTATCCATTGACGCCACACAAGAACAGATGGAAACAGCCATCAGTGAGTTTGGAAGATCCTTGTACCTTGGTGGCGTAGGATTGTTTTATTACGCAGGACATGGCGTGCAGGTTGACGGGGAGAACTACCTTATCCCGGTTCGTGCTCGCATTGAATCTGAAAGTGACGTCCGGTACAGGGGCGTACACGTGGGACAGATACTGGGGAAAATGGGAGAAGCGAGAAACGGGTTTAACGTCATCATCCTCGACGCCTGTCGAGATAATCCGTTCGCTCGAAGCTTTCGATCGAGTACGCGGGGCTTAGCCGTCGTGAGGGATGCGGCGCCTCAAGGCACCCTCATCGCCTACGCCACGAGCCCGGGAAATGTGGCGAGTGATGGAGATGAAAGCAACGGACTGTACACCAAACATCTTCTCCAAAACATGGTCACGCCGAATCTCTCGATCGAACAAGTCTTTAAACGAGTCTTACAGGGAGTTGAACGCGAAACTAACGGCAAACAAACGCCTTGGACATCTTCATCGTTTTCCGGTGATTTTTATTTTGTCCGAAACGCCTCCTGA